One Nonomuraea angiospora DNA segment encodes these proteins:
- a CDS encoding LuxR C-terminal-related transcriptional regulator, protein MNDNLLARSGLRSILSQQSDLQVVGEADNLAQAGRIFVQARVDLFVVDSPSVTIHTLDAVRFMTGLPSRAPVLIVTADPAGLELDLLRLGCYTLPQRQLTATELIAAVRLVIAGYAIMDRRNAGYLASAFTSRPDDDVEAHTAQALTRREQEITGLIAQGLSNTDIADILGIAHSTVKGHVKEIFRKLGLRNRVQAALYHHAHISGEPTSPHTRT, encoded by the coding sequence GTGAACGACAACCTGCTGGCGCGCAGCGGGCTGCGCTCGATCCTCTCCCAGCAGTCCGACCTCCAGGTCGTCGGCGAGGCCGACAACCTCGCCCAGGCCGGCCGGATCTTCGTCCAGGCCAGAGTCGACCTGTTCGTCGTGGACTCCCCGTCGGTCACCATCCACACCCTGGACGCGGTCCGGTTCATGACCGGCCTGCCCTCGCGCGCGCCGGTCCTCATCGTCACCGCCGACCCCGCCGGGCTCGAACTCGACCTGCTCCGGCTCGGCTGCTACACCCTGCCCCAACGGCAGCTCACGGCCACCGAACTGATCGCCGCCGTACGCCTGGTCATCGCGGGTTACGCCATCATGGACCGCCGCAACGCGGGATACCTGGCGAGCGCCTTCACCTCCCGCCCCGACGACGACGTCGAAGCGCACACGGCCCAGGCCCTCACCAGACGCGAGCAGGAAATCACCGGCCTCATCGCCCAAGGACTGTCGAACACCGACATCGCCGACATCCTGGGCATCGCCCACTCGACCGTCAAGGGCCACGTGAAAGAGATCTTCCGTAAGCTCGGCCTGCGCAACAGAGTCCAGGCCGCCCTCTACCACCACGCTCACATCAGCGGCGAGCCGACCAGCCCGCACACCCGGACGTAA
- a CDS encoding M16 family metallopeptidase: protein MTGTSPPRPPLPKAQDGGLPAAHTTALDTGLRTTYIDLPGRDVAAVQLLFAGGGAHDPPELQGLSHVLAHTLILASATRGPAEFALAVEGTGATFTAGCDPDGAHVDVVAPATRLVPALRLLAEAVTRPALDARTIRQIVDRRLVEIRRAGADPHHRAVQLFAAAVHPGHGHGRPAGGTTESINRLRQQHLQEFYDHRIGPQHAHLIVAGDLSATRIRHQVEQAFGAWRKPSHPPPRLTPAAAGAGRCLITHLPGAKQAALVLGRAGPVLPLGSRAGLEIAVHALGGWSGSRINQLLREERGHAYGVQGWLVSRPAAPGRHQCTLQLRAATANPDLGHTARELIDTAAAAAGGDLTPADLRSAADHLIGVQGVRWEAARHLIEAYAHLVRKGYPPGFLQRRTAAIAAALGTDRPAVDSDRPAIATATAIATVDPRHLRPEHLTLAVAGDADIIHPALSAIGLAPEIVEGNPP, encoded by the coding sequence ATGACAGGAACCAGCCCGCCCCGGCCGCCGCTACCGAAGGCGCAGGACGGCGGCCTGCCGGCGGCCCACACCACCGCGCTCGACACCGGACTGCGCACCACGTACATCGACCTGCCCGGCCGGGACGTGGCCGCCGTGCAACTCCTCTTCGCCGGCGGCGGCGCGCACGACCCACCAGAACTCCAGGGCCTGTCGCACGTCCTGGCCCACACCCTCATCCTCGCCTCCGCGACGCGCGGCCCGGCGGAGTTCGCGCTCGCCGTGGAGGGCACGGGAGCCACCTTCACCGCCGGCTGCGACCCCGACGGCGCCCACGTCGACGTCGTCGCCCCCGCCACGCGCCTCGTCCCGGCGCTGCGCCTGCTGGCCGAGGCCGTCACCCGGCCCGCCCTCGACGCCCGGACGATCCGGCAGATCGTGGACCGGCGCCTCGTCGAGATCCGGCGGGCCGGCGCCGACCCGCACCACCGAGCCGTGCAACTGTTCGCGGCCGCCGTCCATCCCGGCCACGGCCACGGCCGGCCCGCCGGCGGGACGACAGAGTCGATCAACCGGCTGCGGCAACAGCACCTCCAGGAGTTCTACGACCACAGGATCGGCCCCCAGCACGCCCACCTGATCGTCGCAGGCGACCTGTCGGCCACCCGCATCCGCCACCAGGTCGAGCAGGCTTTCGGCGCCTGGCGCAAACCCAGCCACCCCCCGCCCCGCCTCACCCCCGCCGCGGCCGGAGCCGGACGATGCCTCATCACGCACCTGCCCGGCGCCAAACAGGCCGCCCTGGTCCTCGGCCGGGCCGGACCCGTACTGCCGCTCGGCTCCCGAGCGGGCCTGGAGATCGCCGTTCACGCGCTCGGCGGCTGGTCCGGATCGCGGATCAACCAGCTCCTGCGCGAAGAACGCGGCCACGCCTACGGCGTGCAGGGCTGGCTCGTCTCACGCCCGGCGGCGCCCGGCCGCCACCAGTGCACCCTCCAGCTCCGCGCCGCCACGGCCAACCCGGACCTCGGCCACACGGCCCGCGAACTGATCGACACGGCAGCCGCGGCGGCCGGCGGCGACCTCACGCCCGCGGACCTGCGCTCGGCCGCCGACCACCTGATCGGCGTGCAGGGCGTCCGCTGGGAAGCCGCACGTCACCTGATCGAGGCCTACGCCCACCTCGTCAGGAAGGGCTACCCGCCGGGGTTCTTGCAGCGCCGGACCGCGGCCATCGCCGCCGCCCTCGGCACCGACCGGCCCGCCGTCGACTCTGACCGGCCCGCCATCGCCACCGCCACCGCCATTGCCACCGTGGACCCGCGGCACCTGCGACCGGAGCACCTCACGCTGGCAGTGGCCGGAGACGCCGACATCATCCACCCCGCGCTGTCGGCCATCGGGCTGGCCCCGGAGATCGTCGAAGGGAACCCGCCATGA
- a CDS encoding radical SAM protein has product MRDGFYELQARTMIERVPPAAGIAQQWALSPYRGCAHACRGCGARAGHGRLGLDAGRDFDTRIVVKPNAVDRLRAELVRWDGQELAVGLSGDCYQAAEETYRLMPGVIGALSQAAVPFTVYTKSALVLRDAALLAEAGARVAVSIAFVDERIRRAVEPGAPSSQARLELVSALVEAGVECRVLMAPVLPLLSDAADQLAATVRRIAAAGARAVEPVVLRLPPGTRAWYEEWLAQAHPQLVERYEELYDRAGLPSPDYEGRITGQIAQLCQVYGMGCGAPEVGPRRPRAAQLALV; this is encoded by the coding sequence GTGCGTGACGGTTTCTACGAGTTGCAGGCCCGCACGATGATCGAGCGGGTGCCGCCGGCCGCGGGCATCGCCCAGCAGTGGGCCCTGTCCCCCTATCGTGGCTGTGCCCATGCCTGTCGTGGTTGTGGTGCCCGTGCGGGTCATGGGCGGCTGGGGCTGGATGCGGGGCGTGATTTCGACACGCGGATCGTGGTGAAGCCCAACGCGGTGGACCGGTTGCGGGCGGAGCTGGTGCGCTGGGACGGCCAGGAGCTGGCCGTGGGGCTCAGCGGCGACTGTTATCAGGCGGCGGAGGAGACGTATCGGCTGATGCCGGGGGTGATCGGGGCGCTGTCGCAGGCGGCGGTGCCGTTCACCGTTTACACCAAGAGCGCGTTGGTGCTGCGGGATGCGGCGTTGCTGGCGGAGGCCGGGGCGCGGGTGGCGGTGTCGATCGCGTTCGTGGACGAGCGGATCCGGCGGGCGGTGGAGCCGGGGGCGCCGTCGTCGCAGGCGCGGTTGGAGCTGGTGTCGGCGCTGGTGGAGGCGGGGGTGGAGTGCCGGGTGCTGATGGCGCCGGTGCTGCCGCTGCTGAGTGACGCGGCCGATCAGCTGGCCGCGACGGTGCGGCGGATCGCGGCGGCGGGGGCGCGGGCGGTGGAGCCGGTGGTGCTGCGGCTGCCGCCGGGGACTCGGGCGTGGTACGAGGAGTGGCTGGCGCAGGCGCATCCGCAGCTGGTGGAGCGTTATGAGGAGTTGTACGACCGGGCGGGGTTGCCGTCGCCGGATTATGAGGGGCGCATCACGGGGCAGATCGCGCAGTTGTGCCAGGTGTACGGGATGGGGTGCGGGGCGCCGGAGGTGGGGCCGCGTCGGCCGCGGGCGGCGCAGCTCGCGCTGGTGTGA
- a CDS encoding M20 metallopeptidase family protein, whose amino-acid sequence MTIADDARALHEHLLRLRHDLHTEPEIGLTLTRTQHKLLQALHDLPLEISTGARATSITAVLRGARPGPTVLLRADMDALALHEHGDAGRISRFPGRMHACGHDMHATMLAGAARLLSDRRRTLHGNVIFMFQPGEEGHAGARIMIEEGVLDAAGTRPAAAYSLHVVSAGIPRGVFVTRAGCIMAGRTVLTVTVRGAGGHAALPHLAKDPLPAACRMVTALSTIRLPRQAPVTVSAADFHAGTTHNVIADRARFSVTIRSPSPRLQRQAQDHAVRLLRDIAAAHDLDVDIAAASTYPPTVNAEHEGAFVHAVARDLYGQERTALAAQPSMAAEDFSFVLEEIPGAVTVLGACPADRDPGRAPANHSPHAAFDDAVLTDGAAMYAELAARRTALPA is encoded by the coding sequence ATGACCATCGCCGACGACGCCCGCGCCCTCCACGAACACCTCCTACGGCTCCGGCACGACCTGCACACAGAGCCAGAGATCGGACTGACGCTCACCCGCACCCAGCACAAACTCCTCCAAGCCCTGCACGACCTGCCCCTGGAGATCAGCACCGGCGCCAGAGCCACCTCCATCACCGCGGTGCTGCGCGGCGCCCGGCCCGGCCCGACCGTACTGCTGCGCGCCGACATGGACGCCCTCGCGCTCCACGAACACGGCGACGCCGGCCGGATCTCACGCTTCCCCGGCCGGATGCACGCCTGCGGCCACGACATGCACGCCACGATGCTGGCCGGAGCCGCCCGACTGCTCAGCGACCGCCGCCGCACCCTCCACGGCAATGTCATCTTCATGTTCCAGCCGGGGGAGGAGGGCCACGCGGGCGCCAGAATCATGATCGAGGAGGGCGTGCTCGACGCCGCAGGCACCCGCCCGGCCGCCGCCTACAGCCTGCACGTGGTCTCCGCCGGCATCCCGCGCGGCGTCTTCGTCACCAGGGCCGGATGCATCATGGCCGGCCGCACCGTGCTCACGGTCACCGTACGCGGCGCCGGCGGACACGCCGCCCTGCCCCACCTCGCCAAGGACCCGCTGCCGGCCGCCTGCCGGATGGTCACCGCACTGAGCACGATACGCCTCCCGCGCCAGGCCCCCGTCACGGTCTCGGCCGCCGACTTCCACGCCGGCACCACCCACAACGTCATAGCGGACCGGGCACGCTTCTCCGTCACGATCCGGTCGCCGTCACCACGCCTGCAGCGCCAGGCCCAGGACCACGCCGTACGGCTGCTGCGCGACATCGCCGCCGCCCACGACCTGGACGTGGACATCGCCGCCGCCTCCACCTACCCACCCACCGTCAACGCCGAGCACGAGGGCGCGTTCGTCCACGCGGTGGCCCGCGACCTCTACGGTCAGGAGCGCACCGCACTCGCCGCCCAGCCCTCCATGGCCGCCGAGGACTTCTCCTTCGTGCTCGAAGAGATCCCCGGCGCGGTCACGGTGCTCGGCGCCTGCCCCGCCGACCGCGACCCGGGCCGAGCCCCCGCCAACCACTCCCCGCATGCCGCCTTCGACGACGCCGTGCTGACGGACGGCGCCGCCATGTACGCCGAACTGGCCGCCCGCCGCACGGCGTTACCCGCCTGA
- a CDS encoding SagB family peptide dehydrogenase, translating into MTQTALRRSLRLLPHARALIADGRLHVVTQLRTASLGPASPDKRALLRHLSAGLPDRETHDDLVQRLLHQGWLSITVEQRGRPLYTLRPHRPPPAPPPRQPAAKLRLSRFALITKQNATMVVDSPRSWCTLLLHDPLTLATLAGLPAGQDDVPDHLLRDLVWARLAVPHEQQEEDFRLRQWSPHELWFHARSRTVRDTPFGVTWWARERFAPLPARHDPFPGPQFDLHVPDLARLRRDDPTVTAVLEDRRSIRDHDETRPLTAAQLGEFLYRCGRDTGAYLRDGVEHVRRPHPSGGASHELEIYPLIRHVDGLDQGLYHYDPAIHRLEQVAPMTAAVGRLLEVTAACARTTTPPQVLLVIAARFGRVMWKYQEMAYALILKDVGVLTQTMYTVATAMGLAPCAIGGAGATEFADATGLDPMTESSLGEFILGTRRPDGPGETP; encoded by the coding sequence ATGACACAGACGGCGTTGCGCCGATCCCTGCGCCTGCTTCCGCACGCCCGCGCCCTGATCGCCGACGGCCGGCTGCACGTGGTCACACAACTGCGCACCGCGTCCCTCGGCCCGGCCTCCCCGGACAAGCGCGCGCTGCTGCGACACCTGAGCGCCGGCCTGCCCGACCGCGAAACCCACGACGACCTCGTCCAGCGGCTTCTGCACCAGGGCTGGCTCTCGATCACCGTCGAGCAGCGGGGGCGCCCCCTCTACACGCTGCGACCCCACCGGCCACCGCCCGCCCCGCCCCCTCGACAGCCCGCAGCGAAACTCCGCCTGTCGAGGTTCGCCCTCATCACGAAACAGAACGCGACCATGGTCGTGGACTCCCCGCGATCCTGGTGCACCCTGCTCCTGCACGACCCCCTGACGCTCGCCACGCTGGCCGGGCTGCCCGCCGGCCAGGACGACGTCCCGGATCACCTGCTGCGAGACCTGGTCTGGGCCCGCCTCGCCGTCCCGCACGAACAACAGGAGGAGGACTTCCGGCTGCGCCAATGGAGCCCGCACGAGCTGTGGTTCCACGCGCGCAGCCGGACGGTCCGCGACACCCCCTTCGGGGTCACCTGGTGGGCGCGGGAACGCTTCGCGCCCCTGCCCGCCCGCCACGACCCCTTCCCAGGCCCCCAGTTCGACCTCCACGTCCCCGACCTCGCACGGCTGCGCCGCGACGACCCCACCGTCACGGCCGTCCTCGAAGACCGGCGCTCCATCCGCGACCACGACGAGACCCGGCCCCTCACCGCCGCGCAACTCGGCGAGTTCCTCTACCGGTGCGGCCGCGACACCGGCGCCTACCTGCGCGACGGCGTCGAGCACGTCCGCCGCCCCCACCCCAGCGGAGGCGCCTCCCACGAACTCGAGATCTACCCGCTCATCCGCCACGTCGACGGCCTCGACCAGGGCCTGTACCACTACGACCCGGCCATCCACCGGCTCGAACAGGTGGCACCCATGACGGCCGCGGTAGGCCGCCTGCTCGAGGTGACCGCCGCCTGCGCGCGCACCACCACCCCACCCCAGGTCCTGCTCGTCATCGCGGCACGCTTCGGCCGGGTGATGTGGAAATACCAGGAGATGGCCTACGCGCTCATCCTCAAAGACGTCGGCGTCCTGACCCAGACCATGTACACCGTGGCCACCGCGATGGGCCTGGCCCCATGCGCCATCGGGGGAGCGGGCGCGACCGAGTTCGCCGACGCCACCGGACTCGACCCGATGACCGAAAGCAGCCTCGGCGAATTCATCCTCGGCACCCGCCGCCCCGACGGCCCGGGGGAGACACCATGA
- a CDS encoding AAA family ATPase, with protein MNTALAPRNDAVCRRCGATGPAAARFCMACGAAITATQPAQARIRLVTVVFCDVERSTELAVRLGGELWNDVLEAYFTDVSQALHAQGGRLEKFIGDAVVGVFGADGEQEDDAVRAVQAAGEALRRLAGRAKALRRRGIELSVRFGIASGRVLTTTRSASFAVGPVTNRAARLQQFAPSGGVVLDLKTWLLARQAVHCRPLDPVEAKGFAHPLRCWLVERGGDARHGGPPVHQPVNQMVNQRRLLADLTTRLERAMREPGLSTLALEGDIGVGKTRILHQLGRALESRGQVLFVTCKHDGDRRGLWPLQQLDHELARLNGELNGGAGGGLGGPAGPARAERPGRSAAHRSAEELRWTLRRRLARLSHRCPVVVIVDDCHKALDQLAQLCGGPDEPGGGSVVLLLSGRALPTLAIPEADRLAVPLLTPAESRTLLESLSARLSLPGALPHADEIVQRSGGNPLFLEQLAALTAAETAAETAAETTSGTTSGTTSGTTSGTTSGTTSGTGAESASGAGAGAGRHDLIAPSAEAALGSRIDRLGLQAVRILGCAGAWGGQVALTDLLATCGLGEAEVDAALAQLAEAGLELTSAFVGEVAYTRLRLAERARIHAGIAEHLRRRALRYPGDIDSAALHAEHAHRAWHDLAPGAAEDRSAAARAAGCLCAAARLAISRADVSLALELAGRARRLRIASPALEAEIGAIETYALAACGRPAEALARIRRTRARVPSRANLPAAANLRANELAILFTGGTWDAGLLRQAHRLAELSGDAGTRARLLLLEALRAAQSGDYRAAEASLRVAESQAGRAAYCFGESEIYGNLALCLAYGGTPATQALTECADLRRRLAETPVRDAAVACPMAFLLAMRGHGQQAESLLAEAESVFAGTGHLIGRAGAYEFRGMVRELQDDLPGAAGWLERAAALYREMGLDAAAERCRMKSALATGVAPEAPLRPGPRAPWDMRALAHQVAALRQHRLGGVEAAREHLAAALHEIEGIRGEGAVIIALRSCLRLSASFGPEADTTRIRAALTEAEKRKI; from the coding sequence GTGAACACCGCCCTCGCACCCAGGAACGACGCCGTCTGCCGCCGCTGCGGCGCCACCGGCCCGGCCGCCGCCCGCTTCTGCATGGCCTGCGGCGCCGCGATCACGGCCACCCAGCCGGCGCAGGCACGCATCCGGCTGGTCACGGTCGTCTTCTGCGACGTCGAACGCTCGACCGAACTGGCCGTACGGCTCGGCGGCGAGCTCTGGAACGACGTCCTGGAGGCGTACTTCACGGATGTCAGCCAGGCACTGCACGCGCAGGGCGGCCGCCTGGAGAAGTTCATCGGGGACGCCGTCGTCGGCGTCTTCGGCGCGGACGGCGAGCAGGAGGACGACGCGGTCCGCGCCGTCCAGGCCGCGGGCGAGGCCCTGCGCCGGCTGGCCGGGCGGGCCAAAGCCCTGCGCCGCCGCGGCATCGAACTGTCCGTACGCTTCGGCATCGCCTCCGGCAGAGTGCTCACCACCACCCGCTCGGCCTCCTTCGCCGTCGGGCCCGTCACCAACCGCGCCGCCCGGCTGCAGCAGTTCGCCCCGTCCGGCGGCGTCGTCCTCGACCTGAAGACCTGGCTGCTGGCCAGACAGGCCGTGCACTGCCGCCCCCTGGACCCCGTCGAGGCCAAGGGCTTCGCCCACCCCCTGCGGTGCTGGCTGGTGGAGCGGGGCGGCGACGCCCGGCACGGCGGCCCCCCGGTCCACCAGCCGGTCAACCAGATGGTCAACCAGCGGCGCCTGCTGGCCGACCTGACCACGAGGCTGGAGCGGGCCATGCGCGAGCCCGGCCTGTCGACGCTGGCCCTGGAGGGGGACATCGGCGTCGGCAAGACCAGGATCCTGCACCAGCTCGGCCGGGCCCTGGAAAGCCGCGGTCAGGTGCTGTTCGTCACCTGCAAACACGACGGCGACCGGCGCGGGCTGTGGCCGCTCCAGCAGCTCGACCACGAGCTGGCCCGGCTGAACGGCGAGCTGAACGGCGGAGCGGGCGGCGGGCTGGGCGGGCCGGCTGGGCCCGCCCGCGCCGAACGGCCCGGCCGCTCGGCCGCGCACCGCAGCGCCGAAGAGCTGCGCTGGACGCTGCGCCGCCGCCTGGCCCGGCTGTCTCACCGGTGCCCCGTCGTGGTGATCGTGGACGACTGCCACAAGGCGCTGGACCAGCTGGCCCAGCTCTGCGGCGGGCCCGACGAGCCCGGTGGCGGCAGCGTGGTCCTCCTGCTGAGCGGGCGCGCGCTGCCCACGCTCGCGATCCCCGAGGCCGACCGGCTGGCCGTGCCCCTGCTCACGCCCGCCGAGTCCCGTACCCTGCTGGAGAGCCTGTCCGCCCGGTTGAGCCTGCCCGGGGCGCTGCCGCACGCCGACGAGATCGTCCAGCGCAGCGGCGGCAACCCCCTGTTCCTGGAGCAGCTCGCCGCCCTGACCGCCGCAGAAACCGCCGCGGAAACCGCCGCAGAGACCACCTCTGGGACCACCTCTGGGACCACCTCTGGGACCACCTCTGGGACCACCTCTGGGACCACCTCTGGGACCGGCGCAGAGTCCGCCTCTGGGGCCGGCGCGGGCGCCGGCCGGCACGACCTCATCGCGCCCAGTGCCGAGGCCGCGCTGGGCTCCCGGATCGACCGGCTCGGCCTCCAGGCGGTGCGGATCCTCGGCTGCGCGGGCGCCTGGGGCGGGCAGGTCGCCCTCACCGATCTCCTCGCCACCTGCGGGCTGGGCGAGGCCGAGGTGGACGCCGCCCTCGCCCAGCTGGCCGAGGCCGGTCTGGAGCTCACCTCCGCCTTCGTGGGGGAGGTGGCCTACACGCGGCTGCGCCTGGCCGAGCGGGCCCGCATCCACGCCGGCATCGCCGAGCATCTGCGCCGGCGCGCGCTGCGCTACCCCGGCGACATCGACTCCGCCGCGTTGCACGCCGAGCACGCCCACCGCGCCTGGCACGACCTCGCGCCGGGCGCCGCCGAGGACCGCTCGGCGGCCGCGCGGGCGGCGGGCTGCCTGTGCGCGGCGGCCCGCCTGGCGATCTCCCGCGCCGACGTCTCGCTCGCGCTCGAGCTCGCCGGGCGCGCCCGGCGGCTGCGCATCGCCAGCCCCGCCCTGGAGGCGGAGATCGGCGCCATCGAGACCTACGCCCTGGCGGCCTGCGGCCGTCCGGCCGAGGCCCTGGCCCGGATCAGGCGCACCCGCGCCCGCGTCCCCAGCAGGGCCAACCTCCCCGCGGCGGCCAACCTGCGCGCCAACGAGCTGGCCATCCTCTTCACCGGTGGCACGTGGGACGCCGGACTGCTGCGCCAGGCCCACCGCCTGGCCGAGCTGTCCGGCGACGCCGGAACCCGGGCCCGGCTGCTGCTGCTCGAAGCCCTGCGGGCCGCCCAGTCAGGCGACTACCGGGCCGCGGAGGCGAGCCTCAGAGTCGCCGAGTCCCAGGCCGGCCGGGCGGCCTACTGCTTCGGGGAGAGCGAGATCTACGGCAACCTCGCGCTGTGCCTGGCCTACGGCGGCACGCCGGCCACGCAGGCGCTCACCGAATGCGCCGACCTGCGACGGCGCCTGGCCGAGACCCCGGTCCGCGACGCCGCCGTCGCCTGCCCCATGGCGTTCCTGCTCGCCATGCGCGGACACGGGCAGCAGGCCGAGAGCCTGCTGGCCGAGGCGGAGTCCGTCTTCGCCGGCACCGGCCATCTCATCGGCAGGGCGGGCGCCTACGAGTTCCGCGGCATGGTCAGGGAACTGCAGGACGACCTGCCCGGCGCGGCCGGCTGGCTGGAGCGGGCGGCGGCGCTGTATCGCGAGATGGGACTGGACGCCGCGGCCGAGCGCTGCCGCATGAAGAGCGCCCTGGCCACCGGGGTGGCCCCCGAGGCCCCCCTGCGGCCCGGTCCCCGTGCGCCCTGGGACATGCGCGCCCTGGCCCACCAGGTGGCGGCGTTGCGGCAGCACCGGCTGGGAGGCGTGGAGGCGGCGCGCGAGCACCTGGCCGCCGCGCTCCACGAGATCGAAGGCATCAGGGGAGAGGGGGCCGTCATCATCGCGCTGCGCTCGTGCCTGCGCCTGTCGGCGTCGTTCGGGCCCGAGGCGGACACGACCCGCATCCGGGCAGCGCTCACGGAGGCGGAAAAAAGAAAAATCTGA
- a CDS encoding TetR/AcrR family transcriptional regulator yields MNPHQDHTPAGTHPTGDPAPAAPAGERHHHPPAGPTARTGPTQARGRRRRATLLAAAVDLLTQGGFAAVTHRAVAHHANLPLAATTYYFASRDQLLAEAFAQLVETELTTTRTWITTHGLAALTDQIATADRTRQLGLWELYVHAGRDPALQQIARRWADGCIRLIADTLHLPETDPRVRLLYTTLSTLWLEQVVEQRPLDEARTLLTLAINTAENTLPPP; encoded by the coding sequence TTGAACCCGCACCAGGACCACACACCAGCAGGCACCCACCCCACCGGCGACCCCGCCCCGGCCGCACCGGCGGGGGAGCGGCACCACCACCCGCCCGCCGGCCCCACCGCCCGCACCGGCCCCACACAAGCACGCGGACGCCGCCGCCGCGCCACCCTCCTGGCCGCCGCCGTCGACCTCCTCACCCAAGGCGGCTTCGCCGCCGTCACCCACCGAGCCGTCGCCCACCACGCCAACCTCCCCCTCGCCGCCACCACCTACTACTTCGCCTCCCGCGACCAACTCCTCGCCGAAGCCTTCGCCCAACTCGTCGAAACCGAACTCACCACCACCCGCACCTGGATCACCACCCACGGACTCGCCGCCCTCACCGACCAGATCGCCACCGCCGACCGCACCCGCCAACTCGGCCTCTGGGAGCTCTACGTCCACGCCGGCCGCGACCCCGCCCTCCAGCAGATCGCCCGCCGCTGGGCCGACGGCTGCATCCGCCTCATCGCCGACACCCTCCACCTGCCCGAGACCGACCCCCGCGTCCGCCTCCTCTACACCACCCTCAGCACCCTCTGGCTCGAGCAAGTCGTCGAACAACGCCCCCTCGACGAAGCCCGCACCCTCCTCACCCTCGCCATCAACACCGCCGAAAACACATTGCCGCCACCCTGA
- a CDS encoding DMT family transporter — protein MPWLLLALAITTEVLATTALKLSNGLTHLGWTIAVAAGYITSFTLLSQALKQHLDMGTAYAVWSGAGTAAIALIGATFMGETLTPLKIGGILLIIGGVVVLNLAGGH, from the coding sequence ATGCCCTGGCTCCTGCTCGCCCTCGCCATCACCACAGAAGTCCTCGCCACCACCGCACTCAAACTCTCCAACGGCCTCACCCACCTCGGCTGGACCATCGCCGTCGCCGCCGGCTACATCACCTCCTTCACCCTCCTGTCCCAAGCCCTCAAACAACACCTCGACATGGGCACCGCCTACGCCGTCTGGTCCGGCGCCGGCACCGCCGCCATCGCCCTCATCGGCGCCACCTTCATGGGGGAGACCCTCACCCCACTCAAGATCGGCGGTATCCTCCTCATCATCGGCGGCGTCGTAGTCCTCAACCTCGCAGGTGGCCATTGA
- a CDS encoding M16 family metallopeptidase, with amino-acid sequence MRDRCTELELDNGLRTILAEDRTMPVVTVAVRYGAGARHENHSGQAHLLEHLMFQGSREVAPGEHVRLVESLGGQANARTSMDSTYYAQTLPKDGLELALWLEGERLRTFLDTAGQDRLDAQRKVVANERLETIDNIPYGTAEELLLAHLFPPGHPYHHHPVGTRNGIETVSLDDLTAFFTRFYTPRNAVVAVVGDFPATTAAKWAKKYLGQIPATTPPPRPPPEPPISATGVRRLEVTGRIPGKLFLGHRVAPAGTPAFDAARVTSVMLGHGRGGPLWRRLAHDRDLVTDLRFRLTPLVGGASLGIAEITPRPGVTPAAAEEAYQEELAAFATDGCADTDLRWATTRLESGWAARLETTGGRAEELTWHALLTGAAAHTGRLLPRLREVTAADVRRCAAEWADAAGRVVLTYQTRSP; translated from the coding sequence ATGCGCGACCGCTGCACGGAACTCGAACTCGACAACGGACTGCGGACGATCCTCGCCGAGGACCGCACGATGCCCGTGGTCACCGTGGCCGTCCGCTACGGCGCCGGCGCACGGCACGAGAACCACTCCGGCCAGGCCCACCTCCTGGAACACCTCATGTTCCAGGGCTCACGCGAAGTCGCCCCCGGAGAGCACGTCCGCCTCGTCGAATCCCTCGGCGGCCAGGCCAACGCCCGAACATCCATGGACTCCACCTATTACGCGCAGACCCTCCCCAAAGACGGGCTGGAACTGGCTCTGTGGCTGGAGGGCGAACGCCTGCGAACCTTTCTCGACACAGCCGGACAGGACCGCCTCGACGCACAACGAAAAGTCGTCGCGAACGAACGGCTCGAAACAATCGACAACATCCCGTACGGCACCGCCGAAGAACTCCTGCTGGCCCACCTGTTTCCCCCCGGACACCCTTACCACCACCATCCGGTAGGCACCAGGAACGGCATCGAAACCGTCTCGCTCGACGACCTCACCGCCTTTTTCACGCGTTTCTACACCCCCCGCAACGCGGTCGTCGCAGTGGTCGGCGATTTCCCCGCGACCACAGCCGCGAAATGGGCGAAAAAATATCTGGGACAGATCCCCGCCACCACCCCGCCACCCCGGCCACCACCCGAACCCCCGATATCCGCGACCGGCGTCCGGCGCCTGGAGGTCACCGGCCGCATCCCGGGCAAACTCTTCCTCGGCCACCGCGTCGCCCCCGCCGGCACACCCGCCTTCGACGCCGCCCGCGTCACCTCCGTGATGCTCGGCCACGGCCGGGGCGGCCCGCTGTGGCGCAGGCTCGCCCACGACCGCGACCTCGTCACCGACCTGCGATTCCGGCTGACCCCGCTCGTGGGCGGCGCCTCCCTGGGCATCGCCGAGATCACCCCCCGCCCGGGCGTCACGCCGGCCGCAGCGGAGGAGGCCTACCAGGAAGAGCTCGCCGCCTTCGCCACCGACGGCTGCGCCGACACCGACCTGCGCTGGGCCACGACCCGGCTGGAGTCAGGCTGGGCCGCCCGCCTGGAGACCACCGGCGGCCGAGCCGAAGAACTCACCTGGCACGCCCTCCTGACCGGCGCCGCGGCCCACACCGGCCGGCTCCTGCCCCGGCTACGCGAGGTCACAGCGGCCGACGTGCGGCGATGCGCCGCCGAATGGGCCGACGCGGCCGGCCGGGTGGTGCTCACGTACCAGACCCGATCCCCCTAG